The following proteins are encoded in a genomic region of Galbibacter sp. BG1:
- a CDS encoding PepSY-associated TM helix domain-containing protein produces MKNRTLLKYHSIFGILGGAFLLVLGITGSILIFNENIDSAIFKKYEVEKTGSARNIDKAVETIQKHYPNWDTRLIKFKAGQTLIFNLRSPEARKYVFVHPDSGDIIKEIDANSHITKWILKLHYSLHAGVVGRFLILFAGIAFLFSIITGTILYRKVFWKTLLFKTKLKWDNKKNRYSGLHRYVGVWALFLNSIIVVSGVFLAYKVASAGLKPASKAVTPIINTSTELLLTKAQHEYPDFTPTYVRLPTSEKSNMVLYGIFKNDPFYYSEFYNKLEADINTGQIVKATKISEASVGTKLESMITPLHFGQYGGWPIKFLYALIGLSGPFLSVTGFIIWLKRK; encoded by the coding sequence GTGAAAAATCGCACCCTTCTAAAATATCATTCTATTTTTGGCATTTTAGGAGGTGCTTTTCTTTTAGTTTTAGGTATAACTGGTTCTATTTTAATTTTTAATGAAAATATAGATTCGGCGATATTTAAAAAATATGAAGTTGAAAAAACAGGCTCAGCACGAAATATCGATAAAGCGGTTGAAACTATTCAAAAACACTATCCTAACTGGGACACGCGCTTAATTAAATTTAAGGCAGGCCAGACCCTAATTTTTAACCTAAGAAGTCCAGAGGCTAGAAAATACGTCTTTGTTCATCCAGATTCGGGTGATATCATTAAAGAAATAGATGCCAATAGCCATATCACTAAATGGATTTTAAAGCTTCATTATTCTCTGCATGCTGGGGTTGTAGGTAGATTCCTAATTCTCTTCGCAGGAATCGCCTTCTTATTCTCTATCATAACAGGAACCATTCTTTACCGCAAAGTATTTTGGAAAACCTTATTGTTTAAAACCAAACTTAAATGGGATAACAAAAAGAACCGCTATTCGGGATTACACAGGTATGTGGGCGTTTGGGCATTGTTTTTAAATAGCATTATTGTAGTTTCTGGCGTGTTTTTGGCCTACAAAGTGGCAAGTGCAGGATTAAAGCCGGCTAGCAAAGCTGTAACCCCCATCATAAATACCTCCACAGAGTTGTTGCTTACTAAAGCGCAACATGAATATCCCGATTTTACACCTACCTACGTTCGTTTACCTACTTCTGAAAAAAGTAATATGGTGCTCTACGGAATTTTTAAAAATGATCCTTTTTACTACAGCGAATTTTACAACAAATTGGAAGCCGACATTAATACCGGACAGATTGTAAAAGCGACAAAAATTTCTGAAGCTTCCGTGGGCACAAAGCTCGAAAGTATGATAACCCCTTTGCATTTTGGGCAATATGGCGGTTGGCCTATCAAATTTTTATATGCCTTGATCGGACTTTCAGGGCCGTTCCTATCGGTTACTGGTTTTATTATCTGGCTAAAGCGAAAATAG
- a CDS encoding TonB-dependent receptor, which produces MRLLLVFMILATGIIKAQQPLIKGTITDKNQDPIPYVSVSIKGTSIGTTSDEKGNYLLNLKEEGTFEIVFSAIGYKSIEKDLDLQNGNVETLNITLQEYLEQLNEIVITSNRTRETLDEVPSSVSVLTSKQVENLSQTSNSVADILTEVPGISLSTNQTSNTGQTLRGRNMLILIDGIPQSTPLRSGGRDINTIDPSTLERIEVIKGATAIYGNGADGGIVNYITKKTEESKPFESSTTVGSTGSLVDISNTVGANVVQTFSGKVNKLGYVASGSFRQTGVYKDADGVIMSPFYGLGETSQYSLFGKFNYEITDKQTVELMYNYFSSNQDTQYVAELGEYGVTPTIGVLGEDPGEDQGNRYNHNAQLTYDYEQIFGKTDLRLNLYYQDFKTVYGYSDFFYDPSLGFDGGQSSILSTKKGARFNLKTPYSFGAVNGYVLYGFDVLNDNTSQELVDGRLWVPNMDMTNLAPYAQFKTLYKDFVFKAGIRFENIRIDVPDYTTITTYNEGETTPNGGGVAVDGGKLDYNATVFNLGLRYNKWSVFKPFVSFSQSFSIADLGRTLRSATENTVSEINSEAVIANNYEIGVNSQLGKTRLSGAYFISTSELGSTYRETPSGVFEIARQPEKVYGFELSLDTPLMDNLNFGTSFSYVEGKLDTQDNGDYNQYMGGDRIPPIKIVSYLSYRWKKRLDTRLSYTYSGNRDRFEDNENGDFSYGQGPVNSFNVLNLTTNYQLTPSTSLGVGIKNLLNEDYYNLISQWAARDSNYIKANGTQFNVSLTVNL; this is translated from the coding sequence ATGCGACTTCTACTCGTCTTTATGATCTTAGCTACTGGAATTATAAAAGCCCAGCAGCCACTTATTAAAGGTACCATTACCGATAAAAATCAGGATCCTATTCCTTATGTTAGCGTATCTATTAAAGGAACTTCCATTGGAACTACTTCCGACGAAAAAGGAAACTACCTTCTGAACTTAAAGGAAGAAGGTACATTTGAAATTGTTTTTTCCGCCATAGGATATAAATCCATTGAAAAAGATCTTGACCTACAAAATGGTAACGTTGAGACCTTAAATATTACTTTACAAGAGTATTTAGAGCAATTGAATGAGATTGTAATTACCTCCAACCGTACCCGTGAAACTCTAGACGAGGTTCCATCTTCTGTTTCTGTGCTTACTTCAAAACAAGTTGAAAATTTATCGCAAACCAGCAATTCGGTGGCAGATATTTTAACGGAAGTTCCAGGAATTTCCCTTAGTACCAACCAAACAAGTAATACCGGGCAAACCCTCCGCGGACGAAATATGCTAATTCTTATTGATGGAATCCCGCAATCGACTCCGCTAAGAAGTGGTGGCCGCGATATTAATACAATTGACCCCAGCACTTTGGAAAGAATTGAAGTGATAAAAGGCGCGACCGCTATCTATGGAAATGGTGCAGATGGTGGGATTGTTAATTACATTACCAAAAAAACAGAAGAATCCAAGCCATTTGAAAGTTCCACCACCGTGGGAAGTACAGGTTCTTTGGTAGACATAAGCAATACTGTGGGTGCAAATGTTGTTCAAACTTTCTCTGGAAAAGTCAACAAGCTTGGGTATGTAGCCAGTGGAAGCTTTAGACAAACTGGCGTTTACAAAGATGCCGATGGCGTTATAATGTCGCCTTTCTACGGCTTGGGCGAAACGAGTCAATACAGCTTATTCGGGAAATTTAACTACGAAATAACCGATAAGCAAACCGTAGAATTGATGTATAACTACTTCAGCAGCAACCAAGACACGCAATACGTGGCAGAGCTGGGAGAATATGGCGTTACTCCAACAATTGGGGTCTTGGGGGAAGACCCAGGGGAAGATCAAGGGAACCGCTACAACCACAATGCACAACTTACATATGATTACGAGCAAATCTTTGGAAAAACAGATCTTCGTTTAAATTTATATTATCAAGATTTTAAAACCGTTTATGGTTACTCCGATTTTTTCTACGACCCTTCGTTAGGGTTTGATGGCGGACAGTCGTCCATTCTATCCACAAAAAAAGGGGCGCGTTTCAATTTAAAAACACCGTATTCCTTTGGTGCGGTAAACGGTTATGTACTTTATGGTTTCGATGTATTGAACGATAACACTTCCCAGGAATTGGTAGACGGAAGGCTATGGGTTCCAAATATGGATATGACGAACCTGGCGCCCTATGCTCAATTTAAAACACTGTATAAAGATTTTGTTTTTAAGGCTGGAATCCGATTTGAAAACATAAGAATTGATGTCCCCGATTACACCACAATTACTACTTATAATGAAGGTGAAACTACTCCAAACGGTGGAGGCGTTGCTGTAGATGGTGGTAAATTGGATTACAATGCAACTGTATTTAATCTTGGGCTACGTTACAATAAATGGAGCGTGTTTAAGCCTTTTGTAAGTTTCTCACAAAGTTTTTCCATTGCCGATTTGGGGCGTACCCTTCGATCTGCCACAGAAAATACGGTAAGCGAGATTAACTCTGAAGCGGTAATCGCCAATAATTATGAAATAGGAGTGAACTCGCAGCTTGGAAAAACCAGATTGAGCGGTGCCTATTTTATAAGCACATCAGAACTGGGTTCTACTTACCGAGAAACGCCAAGCGGGGTTTTTGAAATCGCAAGACAACCTGAAAAGGTATACGGCTTTGAGCTTTCATTGGATACACCATTAATGGATAACCTAAACTTTGGAACTTCCTTTTCTTATGTGGAAGGTAAATTGGACACGCAGGATAATGGTGATTATAACCAGTACATGGGCGGGGATAGAATCCCTCCGATAAAAATTGTTTCCTATCTTTCCTACCGATGGAAAAAACGATTGGACACTAGACTATCTTACACCTATAGTGGAAACCGAGACCGTTTTGAGGATAACGAAAATGGCGACTTCAGCTACGGCCAAGGTCCCGTAAACAGCTTTAATGTGTTAAATCTAACCACCAATTACCAACTTACTCCAAGTACAAGTTTAGGGGTGGGCATAAAAAACCTTTTGAATGAAGATTACTACAATCTTATCTCTCAATGGGCTGCACGAGATTCCAATTACATCAAGGCAAATGGAACACAGTTTAACGTATCTCTTACCGTAAACTTATAA